In Thermostichus vulcanus str. 'Rupite', a genomic segment contains:
- a CDS encoding NAD(P)/FAD-dependent oxidoreductase, whose protein sequence is MAHVIVIGAGLGGLPTAYELRHRLPQGSHQVTLISNTPTFTFIPALPWVALGLKSLADIQVHLPQRVEKRGIRFVKGAVTDLQPQAHTLRVNGESLSYDYLVVATGADLALEAVPGLGPEQGFTQSVCTPHHAHWAQRAWADFLQQPGPLVVGAVPGASCFGPAYEFALLADWQLRQKGLRDQVPITFITPEPYAGHLGIGGMAHSAALVSRLMAQRQITVLENTAIARIEKNHLYLNHGEGIPFAYAMLLPPFRGAPFLRETPGLTDPQGFLPVTPTYQHPDFDTLYSVGVVSQLAPPEKTPLPVGVPKTGQMTEAMGIAVAHNIALRLGVLQGDPVAPTLEAICFADFGDTGILFLADPVLPVPELGHRRRAIALQGPWVSWMKTAFEQYFLAKMRWGWAVPWFERLSLRGVGLSLVEPLPKPVGGLTSPGV, encoded by the coding sequence ATGGCTCATGTGATCGTCATTGGCGCAGGGTTGGGAGGCTTACCCACTGCCTATGAATTGCGGCATCGCTTACCCCAGGGATCCCATCAGGTGACCCTCATTTCCAATACCCCCACGTTTACCTTTATTCCCGCCCTCCCTTGGGTGGCTTTGGGTCTCAAGTCCCTGGCGGATATTCAGGTGCATTTGCCCCAACGAGTCGAAAAAAGGGGGATCCGCTTCGTTAAGGGGGCCGTGACCGATTTGCAACCCCAGGCACACACCCTTAGGGTGAATGGCGAGTCTCTTAGCTACGACTACTTGGTGGTGGCCACCGGGGCGGACTTGGCCTTGGAGGCTGTTCCTGGCTTAGGGCCGGAGCAGGGGTTTACCCAATCGGTGTGTACTCCTCACCATGCCCACTGGGCCCAAAGGGCTTGGGCAGACTTTCTCCAGCAACCAGGGCCTTTGGTGGTAGGAGCGGTGCCGGGAGCCAGTTGTTTTGGCCCGGCCTATGAATTTGCGCTGCTGGCGGATTGGCAATTGCGCCAGAAAGGGCTGCGGGATCAGGTGCCAATTACCTTTATCACCCCTGAACCTTACGCTGGGCATTTGGGCATTGGGGGCATGGCCCATTCCGCAGCATTGGTCAGCCGGTTGATGGCCCAGCGGCAGATCACGGTTTTGGAGAATACCGCCATCGCTCGCATCGAAAAGAATCATCTTTATTTGAACCACGGGGAAGGGATCCCCTTTGCCTACGCCATGCTTCTGCCACCCTTTCGGGGGGCTCCATTCCTGCGAGAAACCCCAGGTTTGACCGATCCACAGGGCTTTCTGCCCGTGACTCCCACCTACCAGCATCCTGACTTTGACACCCTCTACAGTGTGGGGGTTGTCTCCCAATTGGCGCCTCCTGAGAAGACTCCTTTGCCCGTGGGGGTACCCAAAACCGGCCAAATGACTGAGGCAATGGGGATTGCAGTGGCCCACAACATTGCTCTGCGCTTGGGAGTGCTGCAAGGGGATCCGGTGGCCCCGACGCTTGAGGCCATCTGCTTTGCCGACTTTGGAGATACGGGCATTCTCTTTTTGGCGGATCCCGTATTACCCGTGCCGGAACTGGGGCACCGCCGCCGCGCCATTGCCCTGCAGGGGCCTTGGGTCAGTTGGATGAAAACAGCCTTTGAGCAGTATTTTTTGGCCAAGATGCGCTGGGGGTGGGCGGTCCCCTGGTTTGAGCGGCTCAGCCTGCGGGGGGTGGGATTATCGCTGGTGGAACCTCTCCCCAAGCCGGTGGGCGGTTTAACCTCCCCAGGAGTTTGA
- a CDS encoding efflux RND transporter periplasmic adaptor subunit: protein MGFALLLLSVGGVGGWVLGSRTQSARTGVVPDAAVQEGVPLPFKTVAVNPQSVSSERILVGSLEAVESVSLSSRIVGRILEFPVQEGQRVAAGSLIARLDVSDVQAAWQQAQAQRQQAEAQLQQAQANRIAAQAGLKVAEALLHQTQAQKQEAEAELSEAQLHQQRMQGLQAEGAITQAQLDQASTRVAVILARIAQIEAGIQQAEQGIAQAQAQMAQAESGIPQAQAAIAQAQAVIDQSQANLEYGRLLAPFDGVITRKYAEVGSLAGPAQPLVHLESTERLRFSVTVPESQVSQIQVGQSVPIAFDSLNQTVEGTIQQIIPSADPVARTVVVKVDVPALTGGIPGLLGRLTVLGPTRQALLIPQESVVEQFGITGVYRWVAGKAVFTPVVIGSRYGNRVEIHAGIQPGEQVIQDATAVQIGSL, encoded by the coding sequence GTGGGGTTCGCACTGTTGCTCCTCTCGGTGGGTGGGGTCGGCGGATGGGTACTGGGATCCCGAACCCAATCGGCTCGGACAGGGGTGGTTCCCGACGCTGCTGTTCAAGAAGGTGTGCCCCTTCCCTTCAAGACCGTGGCAGTTAACCCGCAATCGGTCAGTAGCGAGCGGATCCTGGTGGGCAGCTTGGAAGCGGTGGAGAGTGTCAGCCTCAGCAGCCGCATTGTCGGTCGAATTCTGGAGTTTCCGGTTCAAGAGGGCCAGCGGGTTGCGGCCGGATCCCTGATTGCCCGTTTGGATGTGAGTGATGTCCAAGCGGCTTGGCAACAAGCCCAGGCCCAACGACAACAAGCCGAGGCGCAACTGCAACAGGCTCAAGCCAATCGGATTGCCGCCCAAGCTGGACTCAAGGTGGCGGAAGCGCTGCTTCACCAAACACAGGCCCAAAAGCAAGAAGCAGAAGCGGAACTGAGCGAGGCACAACTCCACCAACAGCGGATGCAAGGGTTACAAGCCGAAGGGGCGATCACGCAGGCCCAGTTGGATCAAGCCAGTACGCGGGTGGCCGTGATTCTGGCCCGCATTGCCCAAATCGAGGCAGGGATCCAGCAGGCAGAACAAGGGATTGCCCAAGCCCAAGCCCAAATGGCCCAAGCAGAAAGTGGGATCCCCCAGGCTCAAGCAGCCATTGCCCAGGCCCAAGCTGTGATCGACCAAAGCCAAGCCAATTTGGAGTATGGACGCCTTTTGGCGCCCTTCGATGGGGTGATCACCCGCAAGTATGCAGAGGTGGGATCCCTGGCTGGGCCGGCTCAGCCCCTGGTTCATTTGGAGAGTACCGAGCGGTTGCGATTTTCTGTAACGGTGCCTGAATCTCAGGTATCTCAGATTCAGGTGGGACAGTCGGTACCCATTGCTTTCGATAGCCTGAATCAGACCGTGGAGGGAACGATTCAGCAGATCATCCCCAGTGCGGATCCAGTCGCCAGAACTGTGGTGGTGAAAGTAGACGTGCCAGCCCTAACAGGAGGGATCCCGGGATTGCTGGGGCGACTGACTGTGTTGGGGCCAACCCGACAAGCCCTACTCATCCCACAGGAGAGTGTGGTGGAACAGTTTGGGATCACTGGAGTGTATCGGTGGGTGGCAGGAAAGGCCGTTTTTACTCCCGTTGTGATTGGATCCCGCTATGGAAATCGGGTGGAAATTCACGCAGGGATCCAGCCGGGAGAACAGGTGATTCAGGACGCGACCGCTGTTCAGATAGGATCCCTGTGA
- a CDS encoding YccF domain-containing protein translates to MSLIGNIIWLIFGGFLTALGYILGGLSLCLTIIGIPFGWQSIKLGFAVLTPFGREVVEYPDANSPLLLIFNVIWLLLFGWPLVLNHLFWALILAVTIIGIPFAKQHMKLIILSLLPFGRDLR, encoded by the coding sequence ATGAGCTTAATCGGCAACATTATCTGGCTGATCTTCGGAGGCTTTCTGACGGCACTGGGCTATATCTTGGGGGGACTCAGTCTCTGCCTGACGATCATCGGCATTCCCTTTGGCTGGCAGAGTATCAAGCTGGGATTTGCGGTACTCACACCCTTCGGTCGAGAGGTGGTGGAGTATCCCGATGCCAATAGCCCGCTGCTGCTGATTTTTAACGTGATCTGGCTGTTGCTGTTCGGTTGGCCCTTGGTGCTGAACCATCTGTTTTGGGCCCTGATTTTGGCGGTCACTATCATCGGGATCCCGTTTGCCAAGCAGCATATGAAGTTGATCATTCTGTCGTTGTTGCCCTTTGGCCGCGATCTGCGCTGA
- a CDS encoding ParA family protein: MNIAVLGFKGGVGKTTTAVHLALYLQQERGEASNGTPESALLIDADPNRSASRWAERGSLFPIKVLAGDPSTPTPAGFQHTVIDTPARPTPEQLRSLAQRCDLLVLPCSPDALALDALMLTTEALHRLGAKHYKVLLTLIPPWPNRDGAEARSFLKQAGIPFYQNSIRRTVAFQRAALEGVCINEIPEARAKQAWSDYVAVGGEILS, translated from the coding sequence ATGAATATTGCGGTCTTGGGGTTCAAAGGCGGTGTGGGCAAAACCACCACGGCGGTGCATTTGGCCCTCTACCTCCAACAGGAGCGGGGTGAGGCTAGCAACGGCACCCCTGAGTCGGCTCTGCTGATCGATGCGGATCCAAACCGCTCCGCCTCCCGCTGGGCAGAACGGGGATCCCTATTTCCCATTAAAGTGCTGGCCGGGGATCCCAGCACGCCTACCCCCGCTGGTTTCCAGCACACGGTGATCGATACGCCCGCCCGCCCCACCCCGGAGCAGTTGCGTAGTCTGGCCCAGCGATGTGATTTGTTGGTCTTGCCCTGCTCCCCCGATGCCTTGGCTTTGGACGCTTTGATGTTGACCACCGAGGCTCTGCACCGATTGGGGGCAAAGCACTACAAAGTGTTGCTCACCCTGATTCCTCCTTGGCCCAACCGGGATGGGGCCGAAGCGCGGAGCTTCCTCAAACAAGCCGGGATCCCCTTCTACCAAAATTCCATTCGCCGCACCGTGGCCTTTCAACGGGCTGCCCTAGAGGGGGTTTGCATTAACGAGATCCCAGAAGCGCGAGCCAAACAAGCCTGGTCAGATTATGTCGCTGTCGGTGGGGAGATTCTGTCATGA